From the genome of Mucispirillum schaedleri ASF457:
ATAATCAGGGCAAATGCAGCCATTGTGCCTGCAGGATTCATTATAATAATTACACCAAATACTATAAGAAGCACTGCAAAAATAATACTTGTTAAATAGTTTGCTGACATAATATCTCCTTAAAAGTGGTATGAAAACCCAATGGTATATTTAAGCTGCTGCATATCAAGTGTATCTGATATACTGCCAATACCTGCTAAATCTAAATTAAATTTAGGATTTTGAGAATAAGTATATCTAAACTCAAAAAATGCACCCCATCTGCCGTCTTTTGTAAAAAGATATTCAACACCTGCAAATGCATCAACCCCTATTAACTGGCTGTTTTGTGTAAAATCATTATAGTAAACACCGTTATTTGTTCCGCCAGAAATATCAAATGCAGCAAAATTATATGATACACCAATACCTATCCATGCATTAACTATATTTGATGAGGTCATATAAGCAACATTTAGTGCTACTGGTGCCATATTAGCCCTGCCTTTTATCTTCTGATTTTTTGTAGTGAAATCGCCGCCAATATAGTCTGCACTAAGTCCTATAGAGAAATTGCCCCAAAAGTCATTTAATATATTATAATATACAAAACCACCTCCACCGGGAGCTAAATCACCCCATTCATTAGAAATTCTGTCAGTTAAATTGCCAGTAATGGCTGCCATACCATACCTTTTTGCATAGCCATAATTATATGGCTTATTAGTTCTGTCATCTGCATAAGCAAAATTACAGGCAAATGATAAAGTAATAATTACTAAAAATAATTTTTTCATCTATATGTTTAGTCCTCAATTAAATCTGCAGGGTTTATTGGATACTGCCCAGTAAAACATGCAAAACAGAAATTATTATCTATAAGCACTTTTTTCATTCCTTCAAGAGAAATATATCCAAGAGTATCTGCTCCTATAAATCTTCTGATTTCATCTTCTGTATGTGTATTAGATATAAGCTCTTTTTTTGTTGGAGTATCTATTCCATAGTAACATGGATAACTTGTAGGCGGAGCAGAAATTCTCATGTGTATTTCTTTTGCTCCAGCATCACGAAGCAGTTTAACTATTTTTTTACTTGTAGTTCCGCGGACAATAGAATCATCAACAACAACTATTTTTTTACCTTTAATAAGGTTTCTAACAGGGTTAAGTTTTACTCTGACACCAAAATCGCGGATATTTTGTGATGGCTCAATAAATGTTCTGCCAACATAGTGGTTCCTGATAATACCAAGCTCAAAAGGGATTTTACTTTCTTCAGAGTAGCCAATAGTTGCAGTAATACCAGAATCTGGCACGGGTATAACAATATCTGCATCTACTGGACATTCTTTTGCAAGCATCTTGCCAAATCCTTTACGCACTTCATAAACAGACTGACCAAACATAAAAGAATCAGGTCTTGCAAAATATACATGTTCAAAAACACATGGTGCAGGGTTTTCTACTTTACCATTAGGAAAGTATGATTTTACACCACTTGCGTCAACAACAACCATTTCGCCCGGCTCTACTTCTCTAACAAAATGGGCATCAATTAAGTCAAGAGCAACTGTCTCGCTTACAAATACATAGCCGTCTTTCATCATACCCATAGCAAGCGGGCGGACACCGTGTGGGTCTCGCATAGCAATAAGTTTATTATCAGCCATAAATACCATAGAGTATGAGCCTGTAATTTGAGTCATAACATTAGAAAGGGCTGTAATAAAGTCTTCATTTTTTAATCTTTTAGCAAGCAGGTGCATAATAGTTTCAGAATCTGTTCCAGTAGAGAAGATTACACCATCTTGTATAAGCTGCCTGCGGATTTTAAAAGCATTTATTAAATTGCCATTATAAGCAAGAGCACAGTCACCAATTGGCAGTTCTGCTATTATTGGCTGAAGATTTCTTGTTGAAAAAACACCATCTGTAGGGTATCTGTTATGACCAATAGCTATTTTGCCATGTAGTTTTTTAAGACGCTTTTTTGTATAAACATCTGCAACTAAACCTTCTCTTTTTTCTGAATTAATATGTTCACCATCATAGGCAGCAATACCTGTGCCCTGCTGACCTCTATGCTGCAAGGCATATAAGCATAAGTAAACTAAATTAGCAGCCTCATGGTTGCCATATACACCAGCTATTGCACATTCATCATAAAATTTATCTGCACCATCAATCACTATAACACCTTTATAATTATTTGATTTATCTATATATCATAAGAGAATATAAATGTCATTAAATTTTATAAAAAATAATTGCTTTTTTTCATATTTAGTAGTAGTAATTTGAAAAATAATACTTAAAAACAGTAACTAGAAATCTATGGTGTTTTATGGCACTTATTAAAAATAGAAAATTTGCTTTAACATTATTTTGTATAGCTGCCTTATATTCCACATGGGGTGTTGTATATCTTAGTATAAAGTTTGCTCTTGTTTCTTTTCCGCCAGTTTTGCTTTCAAGTATAAGATATATGTCCGCAGGCTCTATATTTCTGCTTTGGTCATTTTTTATAAAAAAAGACAGGGCATTGCCT
Proteins encoded in this window:
- the purF gene encoding amidophosphoribosyltransferase, whose product is MIDGADKFYDECAIAGVYGNHEAANLVYLCLYALQHRGQQGTGIAAYDGEHINSEKREGLVADVYTKKRLKKLHGKIAIGHNRYPTDGVFSTRNLQPIIAELPIGDCALAYNGNLINAFKIRRQLIQDGVIFSTGTDSETIMHLLAKRLKNEDFITALSNVMTQITGSYSMVFMADNKLIAMRDPHGVRPLAMGMMKDGYVFVSETVALDLIDAHFVREVEPGEMVVVDASGVKSYFPNGKVENPAPCVFEHVYFARPDSFMFGQSVYEVRKGFGKMLAKECPVDADIVIPVPDSGITATIGYSEESKIPFELGIIRNHYVGRTFIEPSQNIRDFGVRVKLNPVRNLIKGKKIVVVDDSIVRGTTSKKIVKLLRDAGAKEIHMRISAPPTSYPCYYGIDTPTKKELISNTHTEDEIRRFIGADTLGYISLEGMKKVLIDNNFCFACFTGQYPINPADLIED